DNA sequence from the Raineyella sp. LH-20 genome:
ATCGGCGAGGACCCCGATCGAGAAGGCCTGCTCGACACCCCGGAGCGGGTGGCCCGGATGTACGGCGAGGTGTTCGCCGGGATGCGCCGCTCGGGCGCCGAGGTGCTGTCGACGACGTTCGACATCAACCACGACGAGCTCGTCCTGGTCAAGGACATCGAGGTGTGGTCGATGTGCGAGCACCACCTGGTGCCGTTCAGCGGTGTCGCACACGTCGGCTACATCCCCGGCTCCGACGGCCAGGTGACCGGCCTGTCCAAGCTGGCCCGGCTGGTCGACGTGTACGCCCGCCGCCCGCAGGTCCAGGAGCGGCTGACCACCCAGATCGCCGAGGCCCTGGTCACCTACCTGCA
Encoded proteins:
- the folE gene encoding GTP cyclohydrolase I FolE — encoded protein: MAERDGGGNPEAWGSAHRDFDHERIVAAVREILVGIGEDPDREGLLDTPERVARMYGEVFAGMRRSGAEVLSTTFDINHDELVLVKDIEVWSMCEHHLVPFSGVAHVGYIPGSDGQVTGLSKLARLVDVYARRPQVQERLTTQIAEALVTYLHPRGVIVVIDCEHLCMTMRGVHKPGSRTVTSAVRGVLRNPATRAEAMGLILGR